In Archocentrus centrarchus isolate MPI-CPG fArcCen1 chromosome 24, fArcCen1, whole genome shotgun sequence, one DNA window encodes the following:
- the LOC115774195 gene encoding uncharacterized protein LOC115774195, with translation MSVTENSTVSDGITENENDDDSTDREQEALNHPWPYLREMFQIVGSKNDSWRMRCELCLPKKHELLAFKNSPSNLKKHIERKHVNHLERYKSLTSTAVRRRSKLDEGPSSKQLKLWETKTLSQRSVDEAILNFIIQGLHPLSIVEQQGFKTLVHHLQPDVVVMSRGTVKNRVEKATLEMKNNLKAAMSEIEFIATTTDCWTAHRRSFIGVTAHWIEPETLERCCAALACKQLKGSHTFSALAAALNGIHTEYNIREKIVRTTTDNGSNFIKAFRIYGEVDENNNPGQLQGISSTETGERESGEEEEESENTVDVEFVEAGTMLDEDYGLEYQLPKHHRCACHLLNLVSTVDVSEANANTVYKRLSRSAFSKCWSLWNKSARSTTAAEIIKEKCKLQLLRPNETRWNSLFLAVERIIRIMKEQGEGAITAVFSALKIPMFTPAELSFLAEYVKTMSPFAKAVDVLQGEASVQMGWLVPTVTLLKTKLQHLRISSKLCGPLVDALLAGLEKRFGQMLTDPELIAAAILVPRFKTCWTEDECIL, from the exons ATGTCGGTCACAGAGAATAGTACAGTTAGCGATggcataacagaaaatgaaaatgacgaTGATTCAACAGACAGAGAGCAAGAAGCATTAAATCATCCGTGGCCTTACCTACGGGAGATGTTTCAAATCGTCGGCAGCAAAAATGACTCGTGGAGAATGCGGTGTGAGTTATGTCTCCCGAAAAAACACGAACTACTGGCATTCAAGAACTCCCCGTCGAATTTGAAAAAACATATCGAG AGAAAGCATGTGAATCACCTGGAGAGGTACAAAAGCCTCACTTCAACTGCTGTGAGAAGGAGATCAAAGTTAGATGAAGGCCCTTCATCCAAGCAGCTTAAACTGTGGGAAACCAAGACCCTGTCACAGAGAAGTGTTGATGAAGCCATTCTTAACTTCATTATCCAAGGTCTGCACCCTCTGAGTATTGTTGAACAACAGGGTTTCAAGACTCTTGTACATCACTTACAACCAGATGTGGTTGTAATGTCTCGTGGTACAGTGAAAAATAGAGTTGAAAAAGCAACCTTGGAAATGAAGAATAATCTAAAGGCTGCCATGAGTGAGATTGAGTTCATCGCTACCACTACTGATTGCTGGACAGCACACAGACGCAGTTTCATTGGGGTCACAGCACACTGGATAGAGCCTGAAACACTGGAGCGATGCTGTGCTGCTCTAGCATGCAAACAACTAAAAGGATCACATACCTTCTCTGCACTTGCTGCTGCCCTGAATGGCATACATACAGAGTACAACATCAGAGAAAAGATTGTACGCACTACAACTGATAATGGCTCAAATTTTATAAAAGCATTTCGAATCTACGGTGAAGTGGATGAAAACAACAATCCAGGACAACTTCAGGGGATAAGTTCAACTGAAACAGGAGAACGAGAGAGtggtgaagaagaggaagagagtgaAAACACTGTGGATGTTGAGTTTGTTGAAGCTGGAACAATGTTGGACGAAGATTATGGTCTGGAATACCAACTGCCCAAGCACCATCGCTGTGCCTGCCATCTTCTGAACCTGGTATCAACAGTCGATGTCTCAGAAGCAAATGCCAATACAGTCTATAAGCGGCTCTCTCGTTCTGCATTCTCGAAGTGTTGGAGTCTCTGGAATAAGAGTGCTAGATCTACCACAGCTGCAGAGATAATCAAAGAGAAATGCAAACTCCAGCTCTTGAGGCCAAATGAGACAAGGTGGAATTCTCTTTTCCTGGCTGTGGAGAGGATTATAAGGATTATGAAAGAACAAGGAGAAGGAGCCATTACAGCTGTGTTCAGTGCACTAAAAATTCCAAT GTTCACACCTGCTGAGCTTTCCTTTCTGGCAGAGTATGTGAAGACCATGAGCCCATTTGCAAAGGCAGTTGATGTCCTTCAGGGAGAGGCCAGTGTGCAAATGGGATGGCTAGTACCTACAGTAACACTACTCAAGACCAAGCTCCAGCACCTTCGCATTTCCTCCAAATTATGTGGTCCTTTGGTGGATGCTCTTCTTGCAGGACTTGAAAAGCGTTTTGGACAGATGCTTACTGACCCGGAGTTAATTGCTGCTGCCATTCTTGTCCCAAGGTTTAAGACATGCTGGACAGAAGATGAATGCATCCTTTAA